Part of the Streptomyces sp. NBC_01264 genome, CCGAGGCGTCCGTGACCGTGATGCGGTTGCCCGCCGTGCGGTGCAGGCGGGTGACCGCCGGACGCGGGGTGCCCCCGTGCAGGGAGGACAGGGAGGTGCCCTGGGCCCAGTGCACGATCTTCTCGGGCTCGCGGTCCCACATGCGCAGCGGGAGCTGCTGCGAGCCGCCCACGATGCCGCGGTGGTGGTCGTCGGCCTCGGTGTAGACGACGCGCAGGATCTCCAGGATCGAGTTCGGGAAGTCGGTGTCCCAGCCGCCCGTGCCGAAGCCGACCTGGCCGAAGATCTCGCGCTTGCGGAAGGACTTGAAGGCCTCGGACTTGCAGAGGAACCCGTAGAAGGTCTCGTCGTCGAGCTTCTCGACGAGCTTCGCCCAGATCTCCCGGATGCGCGGGACGTCCCGCTCGCGCATCGCGGTGTTCATGTCGGAGAAGTCGGCGCCCTCGTCCAGGCAGGCGTTCCACGCGGCGGAGACGTCGCGGTAGACCTGCGGGAGGTCGGCGATGGTCTCGGCGTAGTGGGTCTCGCCCTTGAGGTCGACCACCGTCGAGGGGGTGGCCTCGGCGAGCGGGTTCGGGAAGGGCTCGGTGACCAGGCCGACGAGGTCGATGTAGTGCTGGAGGGCCGTGGAGGACGGCGGGAAGCGCATGGCGCCCATCTCCGCGGTCAGTTCCTCGGTGCCCGCTCCCTCGAAGCCGACGGTGCGCAGCCGGCCGCCGATCTGGTCGGCCTCGTAGATGACGGGCTTGAGGCCCATCTTCATCAGCTCGTAGGCGGAGATGATGCCGGACAGCCCGCCGCCGATGACGGCGACCTCGGTGCCGTGCTCGGTCGCCGGTATCTGCCCGAGGCCCGCCGGGTGGGCCAGGAAGTCGTCGTACGCGTAGGGGAAGTCCGGGCCGAACATCGTGATCGGCAGCGCGCCGTCGCTGTGCGGGACGGCGGTGGTGGGCACCGTGGACGTCATGGGGTACGACTCCTAGCGGGGTGGGGCAGGGGGAAGGGCGAGCGGGAGGGGAGGCGACGGCGGGCGCGGGGCCGCGGTCAGACGAGCGAGGCGTACAGCCCGGGGCGCCGGTCGCGCAGGTACGGGTTGGTCTCGCGCGAGACGCGCAGCAGCTCGGGGTCGGCCTCGCCGAACACCAGCTCCTCGCCGCGTCCGGCCCTGGTCCGGGTGACCCCGTCGGGGCTCGCCAGGCAGCTGAGTCCGACGAACTCGAACTCGCCTTCCGGGCCGGTGCGGTTGACGTACGCGATGTACATCTGGTTCTCGAAGGCCCGTACGGGGACCAGCTGTTCGGCGACGAACTGGAACGGGTGCATCTGCGCGGTCGGCACCAGGAGGAGGTCGGTGCCGGCGAGCGCGTGCGCCCGGACGTTCTCGGGGAACTCCACGTCGTAGCAGATCATCACGCCGACGCGCAGGCCACCGAGGTCCGCCTGGACCACCGGGGTGTCGCCGGGGGTGAAGGCCGCCTGCTCGAAGCAGCCGAAGAGGTGGGTCTTGCGGTAGTTCGCGAGCCGTTCCCCGTCGGGGCCGACGAGCTGCGCCGCGTTGTAGACGGCCTCGCCGTCGCGCTCGGGGTAGCCGTAGAGCACGGCCAGCCCGTGGCGGCGGGCGATCTCGCCGATGGCGCGGGCGGACATGCCGTCGGCCGGTTCGGCGAGCCGGGCGATGTCCTCGATCTCCAGCGCGTAGCCGGTGAGGAACATCTCCGAGGTCACGAGGAGTCCGGCCCCCGCCTGTGCGGCGCGGGCCGCGGCCTCGTCGAGCGCCTTCAGGTTGTCGGCGGTGTCGCCGAGCCGTCCGGAACTCTGGAGGAGGGCGGTGCGCAGCGGGGGCATGGGCGAACCTCTGTGGCAGGAGGGGTGGGGGTCCCTAAACGGTACGTTCGCGCGTTCGACCGGGACAAGGTGTGACCGTTGCGCTCCGCGCATCGATTCGTTGCGCATCGGAGGGAGAAGGCGGCGATTCGTTGCGCGAAGGCCGTACGAACGGTCCGAAAGGCCTTTTCGTGAGGTCTACCGGCCCGGGCGGAAGGCCGGGTGCACGCTCAGCCTGCGCAGGTCTTCCAGGATGTCGGGAGCGTGGTTGGAGACCACCCGGCCGCTCCAGCCGTCGCAGAGCGCGGGGACGGTGAGGGTGCCGTCGTGATCGTGCCCGGCGGCCTCGTAGGCGCGGCGCAGCGCCTCGTGCCCGGCGGGGTCGGAGCCGGGCCGCAGGACGGTCAGCGCCACGGTGTCCCGCAGGCCCAGGTCGGCGAAGGCGGCGGTGACGCCGAGGCAGCTCGGACAGTCGTCGGCGGCGACGTAGAGCCGGTACCGGTGCGGTTCCGGCGAGAATCCGGTCCCGATCCGGCCCCGCAGGAGGGCGGCCCGGCCGCGGCTCCGGGTCGGGACGGGGGGCTGCGCAGGGGCCTGGACAGGGATCTGGACATGGGTCTGCACGGGCGTCGTGGGCATGGGTCTCCTCGGTCTGTGTGCGTACGTGCGTGCGTGCTCGGCGGGCCTCAGGAGGCCGGGGCCGTGGCACTGCAGACGCGGAGGAGATCTATGTGCAGCCTGCGGGTGAGCCAGGAGCGGCGCAGCGGGGAGGTGGTGGAGGAGGGTGTGGTGAGCTGATCCACCGGGCCCCCTTCCTGTCCGCGCCCGCATTAGGCTGGCGTTCGCAGTCTCACGGCACCGCCGGGGGCCGTCAAGACCGCCCGCACGAGTGCCTGAGCGAGTGCCTGCTCGGGTGCCTGAGCGAGTGCTGCTCGGGTGCTTGCCCGGGCGCCCGCGCCCGATGGAAGGAAACTCCCGCCCATGTCCCGCGAGTCCCGGCCCGACGCAGTCCTCGACAACCCCGTCTGGGCCGCGCTCGGCGGCCCGCACCGGGGTTTCGCCGAGCTCGGTCCCGCCGGACTCGCCGCCCGGTACCCGGCCGGAGTGTCACCCTTCGCCGCGCTCCACGACCCGGAGGACCCGCGGGCCTGGGCGGACCTGGCCGAGCTCGTCGGCCCCGGCCGGGAGGTCTGGGTGACCGGGCTGCCGACCCCGCCCGCGGGCTGGGAGACCCTGATGTCGATACCGGGCGTGCAGCTCGACGGCCGGGCGGTGCCCGGCAAGGAGGAGCCGGAGGCGGTCCCGCTGGGGCCCGCCGACGTGGCGGAGATGCTGGAGCTGGTCGAGCTGACCCGGCCCGGCCCGTTCGGAGACCGCACCGTCGAGCTGGGCACGTACCTCGGGATCCGCCGGGGCGGCCGGCTCGTCGCGATGGCGGGCGAGCGGATGCGGCCGCCGGGCTGGTCGGAGATCAGCGCGGTGTGCACGCACCCCGACCACCGTGGCCAGGGGCTCGCCGGGCGGCTGATCCGTGCGGTCGCGGCCGCCGTGGAGGAGCGCGGGGACACCCCCTTCCTGCACGCCGCGGCGCAGAACACCTCGGCCGTGGGGCTGTACCTCTCGATGGGCTTCACCCTGCGCCGCGAGCCGGTGTTCATCGGGCTTCGCACGCCCGACACGAAGGCTTAACACGGATTGACATTCCACCCGTTGTGGCCCGGTCCCCGCTGATCTAGCGTCGGAAGGACGACCGGGAGCACGAGACGAAGGGGGTGGCCCGGCATGACCGTTCGCACCGCGGGTGACGCCCTCACCCCCCGCCGTGCCGTCCATCTGCACTCCCGCGCGCACATCGACCTGCTGCGCGTCGCCGGCTCCCTCTGTCGTTCCTGATCAGCGTTCCGCAGCCCGCGTCCCGCGCCCTGCGTCCGCGCCCCGCGTCCCGCGAGCCCTTCCGTCCTTCGCCGCGCCGCCCGATCAGGAGGCCGTTCCGCCATGCCCGTGCACCCTTCTCCCTCCGCTTCCCCCTCCCCCGCGCTCCACCTCGCCGTGGCCCTCGACGGGGCGGGCTGGCATCCCGCCGCCTGGCGCGAACCGGGGGCCGGCGCCGACCGGTTGTTCACCGCCGGCTACTGGGCCGCGCTCGTCGCCGAGGCGGAGGCCGGGCTGCTGGACTTCGTCACCTTCGAGGACTCACTGAGCCTGCAGTCCACCGATCCGGCGGGGCCCGACGGCCGCACCGACCTGGTGCGGGGCCGGCTCGACGCGGTGCTGGTCGCCGCCCGGGTGGCGCCGCTCAGCCGGCACATCGGGCTGGTCCCGAGCGTGGTGGCCACCCACACCGAGCCCTTCCACGTCTCCAAGGCGCTCGCCACCCTGGACTACGTGAGCCGCGGGCGCGCCGGGCTGCGCATCCAGGTCTCCGAACGCCCGGACGAGGTAGGCCACTTCGGGCGCCGTACGGCACCCCTGGACCCGGCGGAGCTGTACGCGGAGGCCGCCGACCACGTCGAGGTGGTGCGCCGGCTGTGGGACAGCTGGGAGGACGACGCCGAGATCCGGGACGCGGCCACCGGGCGGTTCATCGACCGCGCCAAACTGCACTACATCGACTTCGAGGGCCCCCGATTCAGCGTGAAGGGCCCCTCCATCACCCCCCGGCCGCCCCAGGGCCTGCCCCCGGTCAGCGCACTGGCCTCCGACACCGCCGTGTACCCCTTCCTCGCCCGGTCCGCCGACATCGGCTACGTGACGGCGCGCGATGCCGGCGAGGTCCGCGCCGCCGTCGCCGCGCTCCCCGCCACCCCGCACCTGTTCGGCGAGCTGACGGTCTTCCTCGACGAGCGGCAGGCCACGGCGGAGCGACGGCTCCAGCGGCTGGACGCCGCGCACGGGGCCGCGTACACGAGTGACAGCCGCGTCTTCGCGGGGACCGCGGCGGACCTCGCCGACCTGCTGCTGGAGTGGCGGGAGGCCGGGCTGACCGGCTTCCGGCTGCGGCCGGGCGTCCTCGCCCACGACCTGCCGGCGATCACCCGCGGCCTGGTCCCGGAGCTCCAGCGGCGCGGGGTCTTCCGGCGGTCCTACGAGGCCTCCTCGCTCCGCGGCCTGCTGGGGCTGGCGCGCCCGGCGAACCGGTACGCCGCCGCCGCTTCCCTCACTTCCCCCGCCGCCTGATTCCCCAGGAAGGACCGACAGCAGTCATGAGCAAGCCGCTCAAGCAGATCCATCTCGCAGCGCACTTCCCCGGGGTCAACAGCACCACCGTGTGGAGCGACCCGGCCGCCGGGAGCCAGATCGACTTCGATTCCTTCGTCCATTTCGCGCGGACCGCCGAGCGCGCGAAGTTCGACTTCCTCTTCCTCGCCGAGGGCCTGCGCCTACGCGAACAGGGCGGCGAGATCTACGACTTGGACGTCGTGGGCCGCCCGGACACCTTCACCGTGCTGGCGGCGCTCGCCGCCGTCACCGAGCACCTCGGGCTGACCGGCACCATCAACTCCACCTTCAACGAACCGTACGAGGTGGCCCGCCAGTTCGCCTCCCTGGACCATCTGTCGGGGGGCCGCGCCGCCTGGAACGTGGTCACCTCCTGGGACGCCTTCACCGGCGAGAACTTCCGGCGCGGCGGCTTCCTGCCGCGCGAGGAACGCTACGAGCGGGCAAGGGAGTTCCTCGACACCGCCCACGAGCTCTTCGACTCCTGGGACGGCGGCGAGATCCTCGCCGACCCGGCCTCCGGGGAGTTCCTGCGCGACGCGGGCCCCGGCGCCTTCGCCCACGGGGGCAAGCAGTTCGACATCTCCGGGCACTTCAACGTGCCGCGCAGCCCGCAGGGGCGGCCGGTGATCTTCCAGGCGGGCGATTCGGACGAGGGCCGGGAGTTCGCCGCGGCCTCCGCGGACGCCATCTTCGGCCGGTACCGCACGCTGGAGGAGGGCCGCGTCTTCTACGCGGACGTGAAGGGGCGCCTGCCCCGGTACGGACGCACCCCCGACGAGCTGAAGATCCTGCCGGCGGCGAGCTTCGTGCTCGGCGACACCGACGCCGAGGCGCGGGAACTGGCCCACGAGGTACGGCTCCAGCAGGTCAGCGGGGCGACCGCGATCAAGTACCTGGAGCACGTGTGGAACCGGGACCTGTCCGGCTACGACCCGGACGGGCCGCTGCCGGAGGTCGATCCCGAGCCCGGTGAGAACACCATCGCGCTGGGGCGGGCGAGCGTGCGCATGAACGGGGACCCGCTGGCCGTGGCGCGGGAGTGGCGGGAGCTGGCCGCCGCCGAGGGCCTGTCGATCCGGGAGCTGATGATACGGACGACCGCCCGGCAGTCCTTCGTCGGCTCGCCCCTCACCGTCGCGCAGTCCATCGACGCCCTGGTCCAGGCGGACGCGGCCGACGGTTTCATCCTGGTCCCGCACCTGACGCCCGGCGGGCTCGACGCCTTCGCGGACACCGTGGTCCCGCTGCTCCAGGAGCGCGGGGTGTTCCGCCGCGAGTACGCGGGCCCGACGCTGCGCGACCACCTCGGGCTGGCCGCGCCGCGCGCGCTCGCCCCGGTCCGCGGCTGAAGAGCGCGGACCCGCAGACCCGAATCCGAAGTCGCACCAGAGAAGGGGCCACACCATGCCCGGTATCCCGCTCGGGGTCCTCGACCTCATCCCGATCCCGTCCGGCTCCACGGCGGCCGACGCCCTGCGCTCCACCGTCGACCTGGCCCGGCAGGCGGAGCGGTTCGGGTACGCCCGCTACTGGTTCGCCGAGCACCACCTGAATCCGGGGGTCGCGGGGACCTCGCCCTCCGTCGTGCTGGCACTGACCGCCTCGGCCACCTCCACGATCCGGATCGGCTCGGGGGCGGTCCAACTGGGGCACCGCACGGCCCTGTCCACGGTCGAGGAGTTCGGCCTGCTGGACGCCGTGCACCCCGGGCGGATCGACCTCGGCCTGGGCCGCTCGGCGGGCGGTCCGCCCCCGCGCCGCGCCGGGGCCGAGCCGCCGGTGGCGTACACCACGGCGAACGGGCTGCGCATACCGAAGCCGTTCTCCTGGGCCCACCTGCGCGATCACCCGCGCATCGCGCTCCAGAACCGGCTGCTCCAGCTGCCGGGCGCCACGCCGCAGGAGTACGCCGAGCAAGTGGGCGACGTACTGGCCCTGTTGCGCGGGGAGTACCGCTCACCCGAGGGGGTGGAGGGGCGCGCCGTGCCCGGGGAGGGTGCCGAGGTACAGGTGTGGATCCTGGGCAGCAGCGCGGGGGTGAGCGCGGAGACGGCCGGGGCGGGCGGGCTGCGGTTCACGGCCAACTACCACGTGAGCCCGGCGAGCGTGCTGGAAGCGTCCGAGGCCTACCGGGCGGCCTTCAAGCCCTCGGCGGAGCCGGGCGGGCTGGACCGGCCGTACCTGAGCGTGTCCGCCGACGTGGTGGTGGCTCCGGACGACGACGAGGCCCGGGAGCTGGCCGCCGGGTACGCGCCCTGGGTGCACAGCATCAGGTCGGGCGAAGGCGCGATCCCCTTCCCTTCGCCCGGGGAGGCCCGGGCACTGACCCGGGACTGGTCGGCGGCCGACCACGAGCTGGTCGCGGACCGGGTGGAGACCCAGTTCGCCGGTTCCCCGGCCACCGTCGCCGACGCGCTGGAGCGGCTGTGGGAGGCGACCGGCGCGGACGAGCTGCTGATCACCACGATCACGCACGGGCACACCGACCGGGTGCGCTCGTACCGGCTGCTGGCCGGGGAGTGGGCCCGCCGGGGGCACCTGCGCCCGTAGGGGCGGCTCGGGGAGGCGGGAAGGAGGCCGGCGGGGAAGGAAGGCCGGCGGGAAGGCGGGGATGCGCCCGGCCGGGGTTTGGTGCCGTGCGGAGCGGTCACACGCGCAGGGAAACCTTCCGGCGACCGCAGCGCGAAAGGAACCGTCATGACCCACAGGGCCTCCAGGGCCGCCACGACCTCTGCGCCCCCTGCTCCGGCGACTCCCCGGATATCGGCCGGCGCGGCCCGGCTGCCCGGTCCGGCCCCCCACCACTGGCAGTGGCAGATGCGCGCGGCCTGCCGCGCACTCGGCTCGAACCGGTTCTTCCACCCCGCGGGCGAGCGGGGCGAGGACCGGGAGGAGCGCGACGCGGCGGCGAAGCGGATCTGCGCCGACTGCCCGGTGCGCGCCGCGTGCCTGGAGCACGCCCTGCGCACGCGGGAGCCGTACGGGGTGTGGGGCGGCCTGACCGAGGAGGAGCGCCGCGCGCTGCTCGTCCGCTCCCGCAGGACCGGCAGGAGCCCGGCCGCCCTCGCGGCCGCGGCGGCCACCGCGCCGGAGGGACGGACCGGGCGGAGCGGACCGGCTACGCGGGCGCGCCGGAAGTGAAGCGGCGCAGGAGCGGGGAGAGGACGAGCACGGACTTGGTGCGCTCCACGAAGGGCTCGCCCGCGATCCGCTCCAGGACCCGCTCGAAGTGCCTCATGTCGGAGGCGAAGATCTGGACGAGGGCGTCCGCGTCGCCGGTGACGGTCGACGCGGACACCACCTCGGGGTAGCGCTCCAGCCCCCGCCGGATGTCGTCCGGCGAGGTGTTGTGGCGGCAGTACATCTCGATGAAGCCCTCGGTCTCCCAGCCCATCGAGGCGGGGTCCACGCGGACGGTGAAGCCGGTGATGGCTCCTTCGGCGCGCAGCCGGTCCACACGCCGCTTGACGGCGGGGGCCGAGAGTCCGACCTCGGAGCCGATGTCCGCGAAGGAGCGGCGGGCGTCCTTGGCGAGGGCGTGCACGATGCGTTCGTCGAGATCGTTCAGTCGCACTGCGCGTGGATCACTTCTCTGCTGCGGCCGGTTCTACAGCGGCCAGACGGGAGCGGCGGATGCCGTACTGGAAGTAGATCACGAGCCCGACGGCCATCCAGCCACCGAAGACGATCCAGGTGGCGGTGTCCAGGCTGAACATCATGTAGGCGCAGGCGAGCAGACCCAGGATCGGCGTGACGGGGAAGAGCGCCACCTTGAAGGTGCGCGGCATGTCCGGGCGGGTCCTGCGCAGGATGACGACGGCGACGTTGACGAGGCCGAAGGCGAAGAGGGTGCCGATGCTGGTGGCGTCCGCCAGCTTGCCCAGCGGGATGAAGGCCGCGAGCGTCCCGCAGAAGAGGGAGACGATGACCACGTTGGCGCGGGGGGCGCCGCTCTTCGCGTCGACCCGGGCGAAGACCTTGGGCACGAGGCCGTCGCGGGACATGGCGAAGAGGATGCGGGTCTGTCCGTAGAGGACGGCGAAGACGACGGAGGCGATGGCCACGACGGCGCCGGCGGCCAGGACGACGCCCCAGAAGGTGTGGCCGGAGACGTCGGTCATGATCTGGGCGAGCGCGGCCTCGGTGCCCTCGAAGTCCTGCCACGGCATGGCGCCGACGGCGACGAAGGCGACGAGGACGTAGAGCACGGTCACGATCAGCAACGAGAGCATGATCGCGCGGGGCAGGTCGCGCTTGGGGTTCTTCGCCTCTTCACCGGCGGTGGAGGCGGCGTCGAAGCCGATGTACGAGAAGAAGAGCGTGGCGGCGCCGGCGCTGATGCCGGTGATGCCGAGCGGCGCGAGCGGGGCGTAGTTGCCGGCCTTGATGCCCATGAAGCCGATGCCGATGAAGAGCAGCAGGGTGACGATCTTCACGCCGACCATGATCGAGTTGATCCGGGCGCTCTCCTTGGCGCCGCGCATCAGGAAGACCATGGCGAGCAGGACGACGACCAGTGCCGGCAGGTTGATGAAGCCGCCTTCACCGAGCGGGGCCGAGACCCCGTCGGGGATGGTGACGCCTATGGTCCCGTCGAGGAGCTCGTTGAGGTACTCGCCCCAGCCGACGGCGACGGCCGCGACGGAGACCCCGTACTCCAGGACCAGGCACCAGCCGCAGACCCAGGCGACGAGCTCGCCCATGGTGGCGTACGAGTACGAGTACGAGGATCCGGAGACCGGCACCGAGCCGGCCAGCTCCGCGTAGGAGAGGGCCGAGAACAGGGCGGTCAGGCCCGCGATGACGAAGGAGATCGTGACGGCGGGGCCGGCCTTGGGGGCCGCGGTGCCGAGGACGACGAAGATGCCGGTGCCGAGCGTCGCGCCGATGCTGATCATCGTCAGCTGCCACATAGTGAGCGAGCGGCGCAGGGAGCCGCCCTCGCCCTGGCCGCCCTCGGCGACCAGCTGCTCCACCGGCTTGCGGCGCAGCAGGGGGTGGACCGCTTTGGGGCGCTCGGGGGTGAGCGGTGGCGCCTGGCCGTGATCGAGCACGAGGGGACTCCTTTGTCACTGCGGGTGGGGTTTCAGGCGTCGACCGCAGCGGTCCGGAGCAGGAGCAGGCCGAGAGGGCCTGGGCATGGGGGACCGCCGAGCAGGCGGTCCACGCCACTCCACGTACAGCGAGTGAGCCTACGAGCTGAGTGATACCGCCCGTAATGCACCATCCTTGCACATTGACGACTGATCGTTGCGCGGATCTGTCCTGGATGGTCCTTTGTTGCGCGGGGATGATCGATCAGTGCGCAAGCGACCTCGACCGGCATTCTTGACACTTCGTCAGATCTGCCGCAGCGTGCGGCCATGGACCTGGACGTGCTCTACGAGATCGACGTACCGCGGCCCTGGCGGGGAGCCCACCCGCACGGCCAGCGGGCCGCCGAGCAGCGCGCCTACCGGGAGGCGGTGGAGCAGATCCGGCTCGCCGACCGGATGGGCTTCCGTACCGTCTGGGCGGTCGAACACCACTTCCGCGAGGGCCGCTCCCACTGCCCGGCCCCCGAGGTGCTCCTCGGACACCTGGCCGGACTCACCGAGCGGATCCGGCTGGGCTTCGGCGTGACCCTGACCCCCTTCGCCTTCACCCCGCCGCAGCGCATCGCGGAGAAGGTCGCCACCGTCGACGTGCTCTCCGGCGGCCGGGTGGAATGGGGCACCGGCCGGTCCACGCCCATGGAGCAGGCGGCCTTCGGCGTGGATCGGGAGAAGTCCCGCGACGACTGGCGCGAGGCCATAGAAATCGTGACCGGAATGTGGCGCGAGGAGTACTTCGCGTACGAGTCGGAGCGCTTCACCTTCCCGCGCCGCATGGTCACCCCCAAACCCGTGCAGGATCCGCACCCGCCCGCCTGGATGGCGGCCACCTCCCCCGGCTCGGCGGAGGTCGCGGGCGCGCACGGCCTCGGGCTGCTCTCCTTCTCGATCATGCAGCCGCTGGAGGCGATGGCCGCCCAAGTGGCCGCCTACCGGGCCGCGGCCGCCGCCCCCAGTCCCCTCACCGACGTCACCACGGACCGGGTCGCGGCCTACACCCTGGTCCACGCCACCGGGCCGCGCGCCGAGCCGGGTCCGCGGGTCTGGGAGTCGGTCGCCTGGTGGTACTCCAACCTCGCGCGGTTCACGCTGGACTGGGAGCTGCCCCACCTGAGCCCCGAGGAGCGGGAGCGGACCTTCCCGCTGCTCACGCCGATCCTCGAAGGGAACCTACCCGTACGGGAGTTCAGCGACGGGGACATGATCCTCATCGGGGACGCGGAGACGATCGTCGCCAAGGCCAAGCGGTACGCGGACCTCGGCGTCGACCAGCTCATCTGCTACGTCCAGTGGGGGTACCTGGAACACCGCGAGATCCTGCGGACCCTGGAGATCCTGGGCAAGGAAGTCATCCCGGAGCTGGCCCGGTACACGCCCCGCAAGGCCTCCGCGTGAGCGACGGCCCCGACACCGTCGCGGACACCTCCCCCGACACCTCCCCCGTCCCCGACTACGCCGCCCTGCACCGCCTCGACGGCCGCGCCCTCGTCCTGCTCGGCGCCGGCAACGGCATCGGCCGCCAGACCGCCCACGCGCTGGCCGCGGGCGGCGCGCACGTGCTGTGCGTGGACGTGGACGAGGAGCGGGCCCGGGCGGTCGCCGCCGAGACCGGGGGCGTCCCGTACGCCGCCGACGTCACGCGGCGCGAGGCCGTACGGGAGCTCTTCGCCTCGGCGCCGGGACTGCTCGGCGGCCGTCCGGTCGGCGGGGTCGTCGACATCGTCGGCATGGCCCGGTACGCGGCGCTGCCCGAGCTGGACGACTCCGGCTGGGACTGGCACTTCGACCTGGTGCTGCGGCACGCCTGGCTGGCCGTCCAGTACGGCGGCGAGGCCGTCGCGGCGGCCGGCGGCGGACCGCTGGTCTTCGTCGCCTCCGTCTCCGGGCTGACCGCGGCCCCGCTGCACGCCGCCTACGGGGCCGCGAAGGCCGGCCTGATGTCGTTGGTGCGCTCGGCGGCGGTAGAGCTGGGTCCGCGCGGGGTACGGGTGAACGCGGTGGCACCGGGGGTGGTGTGGACCCCGCGGGTCGCCGCCCTGCTGGGTCCCGAGGGGCGCCGGCTCAACGCGGAGAACGCTCCGCTGGGCCGGGTCGCGGAGACCCGGGACATCGCGGCCGCGCTGTACTTCCTGGCGTCGCCGCAGTCCTCGTACATGACGGGCCAGACGCTGGTGGTGGACGGCGGCGTCGGCGTGAAGTTCCCGTACCCGACGGTCGGAGGCGCACGATGAGCACACGGGAAGCCGGACCGGACGCGGGCCCGGACGCGTCCTCGGCCGCGCACGCCCCCACGCACACCGACGCGGACGCCGGGCCCTGGCTGGACCCCGCCCCCTTCCTGCGCGGTGTGGCCTGGCTGGACGGGGGCCGCCCCGTGCGGGCCGACCCGGCCGACACCATGCGGCTGCCCTGGGACACCGGCGAGCGGGCCACCCTGCCCATCGGGGTGCGCCTGGAGTTCAGCGCGCCCGGCACCCGTGCGGTGGAGATCCACTACCGGGCGACCGTGCCCGGCCCCACCGACGCGCTGCGCGACCTCGCGCACGGATTCGCCCTGTGGGACCGGCACGGGGTGGTCTGCGAGCTGTACACCGAACCGGCTGCCGAGGCCGTCGTACGCCTCGAACTGCCGGGCATTTCCGGCCCGTTCACCATCCACCCGCCCGAGACCCAGTCCCCGCTGATCCTCGGCCTGCGCGGGATCGGCGGCCCGCTCGCCCCCGCACCGCCCACCACCCGCTGGGTGGTGCACGGCGACTCCATCACCGAGGGCTGGTGGTCCACCCGTCCCGCGCACGGCTGGCCCTCGGTGGCCGGGCGCTCGCTCGGCTGGGACACCGTCAACCTCGGCTACGCGGGCGCCGCGCGCGGGGAGCTGGCCTGCGCCGAGCAGATCGCCGGACTCCCCGCCGACGCCCTCACCCTCGCCTTCGGCACCAACTGCTGGTCCCGCGTGCCGTTTTCGGCCCCCCTGCTGTACGAGACCACCCGCGCGTTCCTCGAACTGGTCCGCCAGGGCCACCCCCGGACCCCGCTGCTCCTCCTCTCCCCCGTGCTGCGCCCCGACGCGGAGCGCACCCCCAACAAGCTGGGCGCCACCCTGGGCGCCCTGCGGGACGCAATGGAGCGCGCCACCCGGGAGCGGATCGCCGCCGGGGACGAGCGGCTGGTGCTGCTGCCGGGGCGGGAGGTGCTGGGCCCCGAGCACTTGGCGGACGGTCTGCACCCCAATGACGCGGGACACCGCACGCTCGGCCTCGCTGTGGCCACGGCCATGAGGCGGGCCGGGTTCGACCTGGGGTGAGTGAAACAGCCCACATCGGAGGAATTGAACAGATCGGCTCCGGCACGTCGTGTCCTGCACAAGTTGCCGCCGCTCCACTCCGCTCGGACGGACGAAAGCCGCGGCGCAGGCAGGGACACACACGTGGGAGAGATCAACATGGGCATCAAGCGCGGAACCACCCTGGCGGCCGTGGCGGCCGTCGTCGCACTCACCGCGACCGCGTGCGGCGGGAG contains:
- a CDS encoding flavin monoamine oxidase family protein — translated: MTSTVPTTAVPHSDGALPITMFGPDFPYAYDDFLAHPAGLGQIPATEHGTEVAVIGGGLSGIISAYELMKMGLKPVIYEADQIGGRLRTVGFEGAGTEELTAEMGAMRFPPSSTALQHYIDLVGLVTEPFPNPLAEATPSTVVDLKGETHYAETIADLPQVYRDVSAAWNACLDEGADFSDMNTAMRERDVPRIREIWAKLVEKLDDETFYGFLCKSEAFKSFRKREIFGQVGFGTGGWDTDFPNSILEILRVVYTEADDHHRGIVGGSQQLPLRMWDREPEKIVHWAQGTSLSSLHGGTPRPAVTRLHRTAGNRITVTDASGDIRTYRAAIFTAQSWMLLSKIACDDTLFPIDHWTAIERTHYMESSKLFIPVDRPFWLDKDEETGRDVMSMTLTDRMTRGTYLLDNGPDKPAVICLSYTWCDDSLKWLPLSANERMEVMLKSLGEIYPKVDIRRHIIGNPVTVSWENEPYFMGAFKANLPGHYRYQRRLFTHFMQDRLPEDKRGIFLAGDDISWTAGWAEGAVQTALNAVWGVMHHLGGSTDSTNPGPGDVYDEIAPVELPED
- a CDS encoding LLM class flavin-dependent oxidoreductase; translation: MPVHPSPSASPSPALHLAVALDGAGWHPAAWREPGAGADRLFTAGYWAALVAEAEAGLLDFVTFEDSLSLQSTDPAGPDGRTDLVRGRLDAVLVAARVAPLSRHIGLVPSVVATHTEPFHVSKALATLDYVSRGRAGLRIQVSERPDEVGHFGRRTAPLDPAELYAEAADHVEVVRRLWDSWEDDAEIRDAATGRFIDRAKLHYIDFEGPRFSVKGPSITPRPPQGLPPVSALASDTAVYPFLARSADIGYVTARDAGEVRAAVAALPATPHLFGELTVFLDERQATAERRLQRLDAAHGAAYTSDSRVFAGTAADLADLLLEWREAGLTGFRLRPGVLAHDLPAITRGLVPELQRRGVFRRSYEASSLRGLLGLARPANRYAAAASLTSPAA
- a CDS encoding GNAT family N-acetyltransferase, translating into MSRESRPDAVLDNPVWAALGGPHRGFAELGPAGLAARYPAGVSPFAALHDPEDPRAWADLAELVGPGREVWVTGLPTPPAGWETLMSIPGVQLDGRAVPGKEEPEAVPLGPADVAEMLELVELTRPGPFGDRTVELGTYLGIRRGGRLVAMAGERMRPPGWSEISAVCTHPDHRGQGLAGRLIRAVAAAVEERGDTPFLHAAAQNTSAVGLYLSMGFTLRREPVFIGLRTPDTKA
- a CDS encoding carbon-nitrogen hydrolase family protein codes for the protein MPPLRTALLQSSGRLGDTADNLKALDEAAARAAQAGAGLLVTSEMFLTGYALEIEDIARLAEPADGMSARAIGEIARRHGLAVLYGYPERDGEAVYNAAQLVGPDGERLANYRKTHLFGCFEQAAFTPGDTPVVQADLGGLRVGVMICYDVEFPENVRAHALAGTDLLLVPTAQMHPFQFVAEQLVPVRAFENQMYIAYVNRTGPEGEFEFVGLSCLASPDGVTRTRAGRGEELVFGEADPELLRVSRETNPYLRDRRPGLYASLV
- a CDS encoding putative leader peptide, whose translation is MTVRTAGDALTPRRAVHLHSRAHIDLLRVAGSLCRS